From a region of the Odocoileus virginianus isolate 20LAN1187 ecotype Illinois chromosome 1, Ovbor_1.2, whole genome shotgun sequence genome:
- the FZD1 gene encoding frizzled-1, which translates to MAEEEAPKKSRAAGGGGTSWEVCAGALRTVPAAEGSGDAGSRRRPRADSRRWASRLLLLLWLLEAPLLLGVRAQAAGQGPGPGQQPPPPQQQQSGQQYNGERGISIPDHGYCQPISIPLCTDIAYNQTIMPNLLGHTNQEDAGLEVHQFYPLVKVQCSAELKFFLCSMYAPVCTVLEQALPPCRSLCERARQGCEALMNKFGFQWPDTLKCEKFPVHGAGELCVGQNTSDKGTPTPSLLPEFWTSNPQHGGGGHRGGGFAGGAGASERGKFSCPRALKVPSYLNYHFLGEKDCGAPCEPTKVYGLMYFGPEELRFSRTWIGIWSVLCCASTLFTVLTYLVDMRRFSYPERPIIFLSGCYTAVAVAYIAGFLLEDRVVCNDKFAEDGARTVAQGTKKEGCTILFMMLYFFSMASSIWWVILSLTWFLAAGMKWGHEAIEANSQYFHLAAWAVPAIKTITILALGQVDGDVLSGVCFVGLNNVDALRGFVLAPLFVYLFIGTSFLLAGFVSLFRIRTIMKHDGTKTEKLEKLMVRIGVFSVLYTVPATIVLACYFYEQAFRDQWERSWVAQSCKSYAIPCPHLQAGGAPPHPPMSPDFTVFMIKYLMTLIVGITSGFWIWSGKTLNSWRKFYTRLTNSKQGETTV; encoded by the coding sequence ATGGCTGAGGAGGAGGCGCCTAAGAAGTCCCGAGCCGCCGGGGGCGGCGGCACGAGCTGGGAAGTTTGTGCCGGGGCGCTCCGCACTGTACCCGCGGCGGAGGGGAGCGGGGACGCGggcagccgccgccgcccccgggcTGACTCCCGGCGCTGGGCAAGCCGGTTACTACTACTGCTTTGGCTGCTGGAGGCTCCGCTGCTGCTGGGGGTCCGGGCCCAGGCGGCCGGCCAGGGGCCCGGGCCGGGGCAGCAGCCCCCGCCGCCTCAGCAACAGCAGAGCGGGCAGCAGTACAACGGCGAGCGGGGCATCTCTATACCGGACCACGGTTACTGCCAGCCCATTTCCATCCCGCTGTGCACCGACATCGCGTACAATCAGACCATCATGCCCAACCTGCTGGGCCACACGAACCAGGAGGACGCGGGCCTCGAGGTGCACCAGTTCTACCCGCTGGTGAAGGTGCAGTGCTCCGCCGAGCTCAAGTTTTTCCTGTGCTCCATGTACGCGCCCGTGTGCACGGTGCTGGAGCAGGCGCTGCCGCCCTGCCGCTCGCTCTGCGAGCGCGCGCGCCAGGGCTGCGAGGCGCTCATGAACAAGTTCGGCTTCCAGTGGCCCGACACGCTCAAGTGCGAGAAGTTCCCGGTGCACGGCGCCGGCGAGTTGTGCGTGGGCCAGAACACGTCGGACAAGGGCACCCCGACGCCCTCGCTGCTGCCCGAGTTCTGGACTAGCAACCCCCAGCACGGCGGCGGAGGGCACCGGGGCGGCGGCTTCGCGGGGGGCGCCGGCGCGTCGGAGCGAGGCAAGTTCTCGTGCCCGCGCGCCCTCAAGGTGCCCTCCTACCTCAACTACCACTTCCTGGGAGAGAAGGACTGCGGCGCCCCCTGCGAGCCGACCAAGGTGTACGGGCTCATGTACTTCGGGCCGGAGGAGCTGCGCTTCTCGCGCACCTGGATCGGCATCTGGTCGGTGCTGTGCTGCGCCTCCACGCTCTTCACCGTGCTCACCTACCTGGTGGACATGCGGCGCTTCAGCTACCCTGAGCGGCCCATCATCTTCCTGTCGGGCTGCTACACGGCGGTGGCCGTGGCCTACATCGCCGGCTTCCTGCTGGAGGACCGCGTGGTGTGTAACGACAAGTTCGCGGAGGACGGGGCGCGCACCGTGGCGCAGGGCACCAAGAAGGAGGGCTGCACCATCCTCTTCATGATGCTCTACTTCTTCAGCATGGCCAGCTCCATCTGGTGGGTGATCCTGTCGCTCACCTGGTTCCTGGCGGCCGGCATGAAGTGGGGCCACGAGGCCATCGAGGCGAACTCGCAGTATTTTCACCTGGCCGCCTGGGCCGTGCCGGCCATCAAGACCATCACCATCCTGGCGCTGGGCCAGGTGGACGGCGACGTGCTGAGCGGGGTGTGTTTCGTGGGGCTCAACAACGTGGACGCCCTGCGCGGCTTCGTGCTGGCGCCCCTCTTCGTCTACCTGTTCATCGGCACGTCCTTCCTGCTGGCCGGCTTCGTGTCGCTCTTCCGCATCCGCACCATCATGAAGCACGACGGCACCAAGACGGAAAAGCTGGAGAAGCTGATGGTGCGCATCGGCGTCTTCAGCGTGCTCTACACCGTGCCGGCCACCATCGTCCTGGCCTGCTACTTCTACGAGCAGGCCTTCCGGGACCAGTGGGAGCGCAGCTGGGTGGCCCAGAGCTGCAAGAGCTACgccatcccctgcccccacctccaggcGGGCGGCGCCCCGCCGCACCCGCCCATGAGCCCCGACTTCACCGTCTTCATGATCAAGTACCTGATGACCCTCATCGTGGGCATCACGTCAGGCTTCTGGATCTGGTCTGGCAAGACCCTCAACTCCTGGAGGAAGTTCTACACGCGGCTTACTAACAGCAAACAGGGGGAGACCACCGTCTGA